From the Salinimicrobium tongyeongense genome, one window contains:
- a CDS encoding carboxylate-amine ligase — MSYHLFEVYGIELEYMLVNSASMKVNPIVDKLLTRKHGSLTSDVENGKIEWSNELVAHVVELKTNGPTANLDQLDELFAENVREVNALLKEFNTKLLPTAAHPLMDPEKEMQLWQHNYSRIYTLYNRIFDCRGHGWSNVQSMHVNLPFSGDAEFEKLHAAVRILLPVIPGLSASSPIFEGKYTGFKDTRMHVYKTNQKEIPEMTGKVIPERLFSKQEYYSGIFEPINKAIKPHDTENILDHHFLNSRGAIARFDRGAIEIRVIDLQECSGADIAIAVLIIEALKLLVSEELVSLEDQKKWSENDLFDIFNEVIIAAEASIIQNAAFADIFDLQPGSSVKDIWRRIYSLVKENISEKHRNSIEFLLKNGSLSTRILKSLGEDPSEEEIIRLYQELANCLEENRFFEA; from the coding sequence ATGAGTTATCACCTTTTTGAAGTTTACGGGATAGAACTTGAGTACATGCTGGTCAATTCGGCCAGCATGAAGGTCAATCCCATTGTAGATAAATTGTTGACCAGAAAACACGGATCTTTAACTTCTGATGTTGAAAATGGAAAAATAGAGTGGAGCAATGAACTTGTGGCTCATGTGGTAGAACTAAAAACCAACGGCCCTACCGCCAATCTTGACCAACTGGACGAACTTTTTGCTGAAAACGTGAGGGAGGTCAATGCACTGCTGAAGGAATTCAACACCAAACTTCTTCCCACAGCGGCTCATCCACTCATGGATCCCGAAAAAGAGATGCAGCTGTGGCAACACAACTACAGCAGGATTTATACGCTCTACAATCGCATTTTTGACTGCCGCGGCCATGGCTGGAGCAACGTTCAAAGCATGCATGTAAATCTGCCATTTTCGGGAGATGCCGAATTTGAAAAATTGCACGCGGCCGTAAGGATCCTCCTGCCTGTAATTCCCGGATTGAGTGCCAGTTCCCCCATTTTTGAGGGGAAATATACCGGCTTTAAAGACACCCGGATGCACGTGTACAAAACCAACCAGAAAGAAATTCCGGAGATGACGGGTAAAGTTATTCCGGAAAGGCTTTTTTCAAAGCAGGAGTACTACAGCGGAATTTTTGAGCCCATCAACAAGGCTATAAAACCCCACGATACCGAAAACATACTTGATCATCACTTCCTTAATTCCCGCGGCGCCATTGCGCGCTTTGACCGTGGAGCTATAGAGATACGGGTTATAGACCTGCAGGAATGCTCCGGGGCAGATATCGCCATTGCCGTTCTAATTATTGAAGCCCTTAAGTTGCTGGTGAGCGAAGAGCTGGTGTCACTTGAAGATCAAAAAAAGTGGAGTGAAAATGACCTTTTTGACATCTTTAATGAAGTAATTATTGCTGCTGAAGCAAGCATTATTCAAAATGCCGCATTTGCCGATATTTTCGATTTGCAGCCCGGGAGTTCGGTCAAAGATATTTGGAGGAGAATATATTCCCTTGTGAAGGAAAATATTTCTGAAAAGCACCGCAACAGCATTGAATTCTTGCTGAAGAACGGTAGCCTTTCCACAAGGATTTTAAAATCTCTTGGAGAGGATCCTTCAGAAGAAGAGATCATCAGGCTTTATCAAGAACTGGCAAATTGTCTTGAGGAAAACAGGTTTTTTGAAGCGTAG
- a CDS encoding RimK family protein encodes MKKFLVVNNPDNWNLSLENMEVISAREYLTNPEYARLKKARIFNLCKDYSYQSKGYYVSLLAEARGHLAIPTVMNLVDLREPRLVKIVSDEFDDLIQKSLKGIKSPEFTLSIYFGQNVAQKYRELSTMFHRHFQIPFLRVKFTYTNRWSIKSIKALSEVEIPNEHREVMRQFAIQYFAKKRYDTPKNETFQYDLAILVQDHDPAPPSNPKALKKFAEIAEKMNFYVEFVSPKDLSRLSSFDALFIRQSTEVNNEAYAFARKAQQEDIAIVDYPDAILKCCNKVFMAEALENSGIPTPKTIIVHKDNRNKVVEKTGLPLVLKSPDSTFSFGVKKAATAEEYEKLVGEMLKKSELVIAQEYTPSDYDWRIGILDDKPLFACRYYMAKGHWQIYNWNARKKDDQEGNADVMSIDEVPKKVLDVALRSAKLMGKGLYGIDVKEVNGKPLVIEINDNPNIDFGVEDRFYGDKVYTEVLTALKNRLEKKAE; translated from the coding sequence ATGAAGAAATTTTTAGTTGTAAATAATCCCGATAACTGGAACCTTTCCCTTGAAAATATGGAAGTGATTTCGGCCAGGGAGTATCTTACAAATCCCGAATATGCCCGTCTTAAAAAAGCGCGGATTTTCAATTTATGTAAGGATTATTCTTACCAGAGTAAGGGATATTATGTATCCCTTTTAGCCGAGGCCCGCGGCCACCTGGCCATTCCTACCGTGATGAACCTGGTAGATTTAAGGGAACCCAGGCTTGTCAAGATCGTTTCAGATGAATTTGACGACCTCATTCAGAAAAGTTTAAAGGGGATTAAGTCACCAGAGTTTACATTAAGTATCTATTTTGGTCAAAATGTTGCCCAGAAGTACAGGGAATTGAGTACCATGTTTCACCGGCATTTTCAAATTCCGTTCTTAAGGGTGAAATTCACTTACACCAACAGGTGGAGCATAAAATCTATCAAAGCTTTGTCTGAAGTTGAGATTCCCAATGAACACCGGGAAGTCATGAGACAGTTTGCTATCCAGTATTTTGCGAAAAAGCGATATGATACTCCCAAAAATGAGACTTTTCAGTACGATTTGGCCATCCTCGTTCAGGATCATGATCCTGCACCGCCAAGTAACCCGAAAGCTTTGAAAAAGTTTGCAGAGATCGCCGAGAAAATGAATTTCTACGTGGAGTTTGTTTCTCCAAAAGACCTTTCCCGGCTTTCGTCTTTTGACGCACTTTTTATAAGGCAAAGTACAGAGGTGAACAACGAGGCTTATGCTTTTGCCCGCAAGGCCCAGCAGGAAGATATTGCCATAGTTGATTATCCCGATGCCATCCTTAAGTGCTGTAACAAGGTTTTTATGGCCGAAGCTCTCGAAAATTCGGGTATTCCCACGCCTAAAACAATCATTGTTCACAAAGACAACCGGAATAAAGTCGTAGAAAAGACCGGTCTTCCCCTGGTGTTAAAATCGCCCGATTCCACCTTTTCATTTGGGGTAAAAAAAGCAGCTACAGCCGAAGAGTACGAGAAATTGGTAGGGGAGATGCTCAAGAAATCTGAACTCGTCATTGCCCAGGAATACACCCCTTCAGATTACGACTGGAGGATTGGTATTCTTGACGATAAACCTCTCTTTGCCTGCCGCTATTACATGGCCAAAGGCCACTGGCAGATTTACAACTGGAATGCGAGGAAAAAAGACGACCAGGAAGGAAACGCAGATGTAATGTCTATTGATGAGGTGCCAAAAAAGGTACTTGATGTTGCCCTTAGATCGGCAAAACTTATGGGAAAAGGCCTTTACGGAATTGACGTCAAGGAGGTAAACGGCAAACCCCTGGTCATTGAGATCAACGATAATCCTAACATAGATTTTGGAGTGGAAGATCGCTTTTATGGAGATAAAGTTTATACTGAAGTCCTCACCGCTCTTAAAAACCGACTTGAAAAGAAAGCCGAATGA
- a CDS encoding AraC family transcriptional regulator has product MNINVKPELEKIEPAFGSSILYRTYNKHHQNRKHTFWHYHPEIELVYVNKGAGKRQIGSHISYYRDGDLMLIGSNLPHCGFTDGLTGNENETVIQMKPDFLGGSFFELPETKNIKALFEKATMGIVYNGRSKKDIGGKMEALEDKPPFQRLLGLLEILHLMEKSTEYSVLNAKGFLLETELQDNHRINNIFNFVKEEFQRSIGLEEVAGKVSMTVPAFCRYFKKITGKTFTQFVNEYRLVHAAKLLHEKQVSITEVCFESGFNNFSHFNKQFKKFTGKSPSHYRNELKVVLT; this is encoded by the coding sequence ATGAATATAAATGTAAAACCCGAACTGGAAAAAATAGAGCCTGCTTTTGGAAGTTCAATTCTGTACAGAACCTATAATAAGCACCACCAAAACAGGAAGCACACATTTTGGCATTATCATCCCGAAATTGAACTGGTCTACGTAAACAAAGGGGCGGGCAAAAGGCAAATTGGGAGCCATATCTCTTACTACCGCGATGGAGATCTTATGCTCATAGGATCAAATCTCCCGCACTGTGGTTTTACCGATGGCCTCACCGGCAACGAAAATGAAACAGTGATACAGATGAAACCCGACTTTTTGGGAGGTAGTTTTTTTGAACTCCCCGAAACTAAGAACATAAAAGCCCTTTTTGAGAAGGCTACAATGGGAATAGTTTATAATGGCCGGTCTAAAAAAGATATTGGGGGAAAAATGGAAGCCCTTGAAGATAAACCTCCCTTTCAACGCCTTCTTGGACTGCTCGAAATTCTGCACCTCATGGAAAAATCCACAGAATACTCTGTACTAAATGCAAAGGGTTTTCTGCTGGAAACCGAACTACAGGACAACCACCGGATCAATAACATTTTCAACTTTGTAAAAGAAGAGTTTCAGCGTTCCATTGGCCTTGAAGAAGTAGCAGGTAAGGTAAGCATGACCGTACCGGCCTTCTGCAGGTATTTTAAGAAAATAACAGGAAAAACCTTTACCCAATTCGTAAACGAATACCGTTTGGTACACGCCGCCAAGTTACTTCATGAGAAACAGGTAAGCATTACCGAAGTGTGTTTTGAGAGTGGATTCAACAATTTTAGCCATTTCAATAAGCAGTTCAAAAAATTCACGGGAAAATCCCCCTCCCATTACAGGAATGAACTTAAGGTAGTTTTAACCTGA
- a CDS encoding 2'-5' RNA ligase family protein, whose protein sequence is MAFSKALYFAAIVPSSEVKEKVKKIKLEIKEQFEAAHPLKLPAHITLLPPVPLAEEQEKAFLGTLKELSGKQPAFPVKLRGFGHFKQRTLFINVEDHGPFQRLHENLLQKATNFLPPKLSENLHPHVTLATRDLDYKKFPKVWQAFKNRDFSAEFKAEALTLFKHNGKTWDILENFAFSGRE, encoded by the coding sequence ATGGCATTTTCGAAAGCCCTTTATTTTGCAGCCATTGTTCCTTCTTCGGAAGTGAAAGAAAAAGTGAAAAAGATAAAACTGGAGATCAAAGAGCAGTTTGAAGCAGCACATCCCCTCAAATTGCCTGCCCACATCACTTTACTGCCACCCGTACCTCTTGCAGAAGAGCAGGAAAAGGCATTTCTAGGCACTCTTAAAGAACTTTCGGGCAAACAGCCAGCTTTTCCTGTAAAGCTTAGGGGTTTTGGGCATTTTAAGCAGCGTACGCTCTTCATAAATGTCGAAGATCACGGGCCTTTTCAAAGGCTACATGAAAATTTACTTCAAAAGGCAACAAACTTTCTTCCTCCAAAGCTTTCTGAAAACTTACATCCGCATGTCACTTTAGCCACCCGCGACCTGGATTATAAGAAGTTCCCAAAAGTGTGGCAGGCGTTCAAAAACAGGGATTTTTCAGCAGAATTTAAGGCTGAAGCGCTTACGCTCTTTAAGCACAACGGAAAAACCTGGGATATCCTGGAGAATTTTGCTTTTTCCGGAAGGGAATAG
- a CDS encoding N-formylglutamate amidohydrolase, which produces MKLVLTCEHAGNEIPQEYENLFSEAAEVLETHRAYDPGALDLFRKLSLLAVFGQEYMMSRLLVEPNRSLGHAQLFSEFTAQLPGAQKEQILDDFYLPYRNYVESRIGDLISAGNEVLHISVHTFTPELHGEQRNADIGLLFDPARSAEADFCTKFKNSILQQDRDLRVRFNYPYLGVDDGFTTYLRKQFSQHYLGIELEVNQAFVQKGTMKKRLKNDIFEALFKLKL; this is translated from the coding sequence ATGAAGCTCGTATTAACTTGTGAACACGCCGGGAATGAAATTCCGCAGGAATATGAAAACCTTTTTTCAGAAGCAGCGGAAGTACTGGAAACCCACCGGGCTTATGATCCCGGAGCACTAGACCTGTTTAGGAAACTCTCGCTGCTGGCAGTTTTCGGGCAGGAATATATGATGAGTCGGCTCCTGGTAGAACCCAACCGTTCCCTGGGGCATGCGCAGCTATTTTCAGAATTCACGGCACAACTTCCGGGGGCTCAAAAAGAGCAAATTCTGGATGACTTTTATCTGCCATACCGCAACTACGTTGAGAGCAGGATTGGGGATCTTATTTCAGCAGGAAATGAGGTGCTGCATATTTCGGTTCATACTTTTACACCTGAATTGCACGGGGAGCAAAGGAATGCTGATATAGGATTGCTTTTTGACCCCGCCCGCAGTGCAGAAGCAGATTTTTGCACAAAATTTAAGAACAGCATTCTTCAGCAGGATAGAGATCTTAGGGTGCGATTCAATTATCCTTACCTGGGCGTGGATGACGGTTTTACTACTTATTTGCGCAAACAATTTTCGCAGCATTACCTGGGAATAGAGCTCGAGGTAAACCAGGCTTTTGTTCAAAAGGGAACAATGAAAAAGCGCCTCAAAAATGACATTTTTGAAGCGCTTTTTAAACTAAAATTGTAA
- a CDS encoding formate--tetrahydrofolate ligase produces MMTTSPLTDLDIAHKIKLIPITEIAQKLGLDPDDIEMYGKYKAKLPLNKIDREKVKAGDLILVSAISPTPAGEGKTTVSIGLSEAMNRLGKKTTVVLREPSLGPVFGIKGGATGGGYSQVLPMEDINLHFTGDFSAIEKAHNLLAALVDNNIQSKTNNLGIDPRTVALKRVMDVNDRSLRNIVIGLGGTGSGIPRESGFDITAASEIMAIMCLAENLEDLKGRLGNIFIGYTFDKKAIYARDLNAEGAMATLLKDAIKPNLVQTIEGNPAIIHLGPFANIAQGTNSVIATRMGMSLSDYTVTEAGFGFDLGAEKFLDIKCQSAGLAPKVVVMTATIRALKYHGGVPLSSLTIPNVEALKKGLPNLEKHLENARQFNITPVIAINKFYSDSDEEVQVIIDLAEKLGVKVAVSDGWAKGGEGALELAKKVVEAIEEGESHFTPLYDWEDSVMNKIETIARKIYGADRVEYAAKARRDLKTISNLGLDGLPVCIAKTQKSLSDNPILLGRPTGFSLTVREIEIAAGAGFLIPITGDMMRMPGLPAHPASENINIDLEGNISGLV; encoded by the coding sequence ATGATGACCACTTCTCCACTTACCGATCTTGACATAGCCCACAAAATAAAATTAATTCCCATTACAGAAATAGCTCAAAAGCTTGGCCTCGATCCAGATGATATTGAGATGTACGGGAAATATAAAGCAAAGCTACCGCTAAACAAGATTGACAGGGAGAAAGTAAAAGCAGGAGACCTCATTTTAGTTTCGGCCATTTCACCAACTCCTGCAGGAGAAGGAAAAACCACGGTCTCTATAGGACTTTCAGAAGCTATGAACAGGCTGGGTAAGAAAACCACCGTGGTGTTGAGGGAACCCTCCTTAGGCCCCGTGTTTGGGATAAAAGGAGGTGCTACCGGGGGAGGTTATTCCCAGGTCTTGCCCATGGAAGATATCAACCTGCACTTTACCGGGGATTTTTCGGCTATTGAAAAAGCCCATAACCTCCTGGCAGCCCTTGTAGACAATAATATCCAGTCAAAGACAAATAATCTTGGTATCGATCCGCGTACGGTTGCCCTTAAAAGGGTGATGGATGTAAATGACCGTTCCCTAAGGAATATCGTGATAGGGTTGGGAGGAACCGGTTCAGGAATTCCCAGGGAAAGCGGATTTGATATTACTGCGGCTTCAGAGATCATGGCCATTATGTGCCTCGCCGAAAACCTTGAGGATCTAAAAGGCCGTTTAGGAAACATATTTATTGGTTACACCTTTGATAAAAAAGCCATTTACGCCCGTGATCTCAATGCCGAAGGTGCCATGGCCACGCTTTTGAAGGATGCCATTAAGCCCAACCTGGTTCAAACCATAGAAGGGAACCCTGCTATTATTCACCTTGGCCCATTTGCCAACATAGCCCAGGGCACAAACTCGGTGATCGCCACCCGCATGGGCATGAGCCTTTCAGACTATACCGTTACCGAAGCCGGATTCGGCTTTGATCTTGGTGCAGAAAAATTCCTTGATATAAAATGCCAAAGCGCAGGCCTGGCTCCTAAAGTTGTGGTAATGACCGCTACCATAAGAGCCTTAAAATACCACGGCGGTGTTCCTCTTTCATCGCTCACCATCCCAAATGTGGAAGCTTTGAAAAAAGGTTTGCCCAACCTTGAGAAACATCTTGAAAATGCGCGGCAGTTCAACATCACTCCCGTAATAGCCATTAATAAATTCTACAGCGACAGTGATGAAGAAGTTCAGGTAATTATTGATCTGGCTGAAAAACTGGGTGTTAAGGTCGCAGTATCTGACGGCTGGGCAAAAGGTGGGGAAGGCGCGCTAGAGCTGGCAAAAAAAGTTGTAGAAGCAATTGAAGAAGGGGAATCCCATTTCACTCCGCTTTATGATTGGGAAGATTCGGTGATGAATAAAATAGAGACTATTGCCAGGAAAATATACGGGGCCGACAGGGTGGAATATGCTGCAAAAGCAAGGCGTGACCTAAAAACCATTTCAAATTTAGGATTAGATGGGCTCCCGGTTTGTATTGCCAAGACCCAAAAATCCCTGTCTGATAACCCCATTCTGCTAGGCCGGCCAACCGGGTTTAGCCTTACCGTTCGGGAAATAGAGATCGCTGCCGGGGCTGGATTTTTAATACCCATTACCGGAGATATGATGCGCATGCCCGGATTACCGGCACACCCTGCATCAGAAAATATAAATATAGATTTGGAAGGGAATATTTCGGGGCTAGTTTAG
- a CDS encoding DUF2267 domain-containing protein, whose protein sequence is MASHLSFDKFAKEAYDYVNDLARDLGHPEEKERVLIIWRAVMHALRDRIHMGEAMQLMDPLPTIFRGIYAENWKYNEKPPNTFSSIEEMKEEVKSLQAQYGEEDFPWKKPTEEIISITINSLDRFLQGKQLQHLKDQLPKEVKELAG, encoded by the coding sequence ATGGCATCACATCTAAGTTTTGACAAATTCGCGAAAGAGGCGTATGATTATGTTAATGACCTGGCCCGCGACCTGGGGCATCCCGAAGAAAAAGAAAGGGTGCTCATAATCTGGCGTGCAGTAATGCATGCCCTTCGCGACCGCATTCATATGGGAGAAGCCATGCAGCTCATGGATCCGCTCCCTACCATCTTCAGGGGAATTTATGCTGAAAACTGGAAATACAATGAGAAGCCTCCAAACACCTTCAGCAGTATAGAAGAGATGAAGGAAGAAGTAAAAAGCCTACAGGCGCAGTACGGGGAAGAAGATTTTCCTTGGAAGAAACCTACGGAAGAAATCATCTCGATTACTATTAATTCGCTCGACCGCTTTTTACAGGGAAAACAACTACAGCATTTAAAAGATCAATTGCCTAAAGAGGTAAAAGAACTGGCAGGTTAA
- a CDS encoding OsmC family protein: MKRKATAVWNGTIKEGKGNLSTQSQVLQKTPYSFHTRFEDEKGTNPEELIGAAHAGCFTMQLSANLSEEEFNPVELETKCEITFEDGTIRKSHLILTAKVPGISQEKFDKLVKHAKENCPISKLLNTEITLDSTLNG, encoded by the coding sequence ATGAAAAGAAAAGCAACAGCCGTTTGGAACGGCACCATTAAAGAAGGAAAAGGAAATTTATCTACCCAAAGCCAGGTCCTGCAAAAGACGCCTTACTCTTTCCACACCCGTTTTGAAGATGAAAAGGGAACAAACCCCGAAGAACTCATTGGCGCGGCACATGCCGGTTGTTTTACCATGCAGCTTTCGGCCAATCTCAGCGAAGAGGAATTCAATCCTGTAGAGCTCGAGACAAAATGCGAGATCACTTTTGAAGACGGAACCATCAGGAAGTCCCACCTCATCCTTACCGCAAAAGTGCCTGGAATTTCGCAGGAGAAATTTGATAAGCTGGTAAAGCACGCCAAGGAGAACTGCCCTATCTCCAAACTGCTCAACACCGAAATCACGCTCGATTCCACCCTTAACGGATAA
- a CDS encoding monovalent cation:proton antiporter family protein translates to MHFPLLQDIVVLLGFSVVVVLLLQRLKLPSVLGFLVTGIIIGPFGFGLIENPEQIEILSEIGVILLMFVIGMELSIKQLASMKRTVFFGGFLQVGLSIVVTALIFFGLKFSWNEAVFMGFLFSLSSTAIVLKILYDRNEITAPHGRMALGILIFQDLIVVPMMLITPIMAGNSGNLYNEVLLLILKSALVLALTYIGAKYLVPRALYLIAQTKSKELFLLATITLCFTVAFITASAGLSLAFGAFLAGLIISESDFSHQATSTILPFRELFISFFFISIGMLLDLDFFMKNAAVILLMVVVVFLLKGGVVSLTAAILKYPVRTVVLTGMALFQVGEFAFILSRIGIESGLLSAEMNQYFLSVSVFTMLLTPFVFLFSGKTTNFILKTFAPASGAYKTGRDLSLSKQDAPGPEDHLLIIGYGINGANLAKAAKYADIPYMILELNPQIVKHQKARGEPIIYGDAVQEHMLEAVHVNKARIVVIAISDPRATKAIVSNIRHISPSVHIVVRTRYVKEIETLLALGADEVIPEEFETSIEIFSRVLTNFLVPLDELENLIDSVRADNYQVFQSHKRLQTFKSSTIPDFKISCVRVMAESGAVVGKTIEEVDVRKNYGVNILAVSRKGQMIKTVFPNVKLLREDLVFVSGDQEHIDSFYKAVT, encoded by the coding sequence ATGCATTTTCCCTTACTCCAGGACATTGTGGTATTGCTTGGTTTTTCTGTAGTTGTTGTGCTTTTGTTACAGCGGTTAAAATTACCATCGGTGCTGGGCTTTCTTGTTACCGGCATTATTATAGGGCCTTTTGGGTTTGGGCTTATTGAAAACCCGGAGCAAATTGAAATCCTTTCCGAAATTGGGGTGATCCTGCTCATGTTCGTCATTGGGATGGAGCTTTCCATCAAACAACTGGCTTCCATGAAACGAACCGTGTTTTTTGGTGGGTTTTTGCAGGTGGGATTAAGTATTGTTGTTACTGCACTTATATTTTTCGGCCTTAAATTTTCCTGGAATGAAGCCGTGTTCATGGGCTTTTTGTTCTCGCTTTCGAGCACGGCCATAGTGTTGAAGATACTGTACGACCGCAATGAGATCACGGCACCTCACGGGCGTATGGCACTTGGGATCCTCATTTTTCAGGATTTGATTGTAGTGCCAATGATGTTGATCACGCCCATAATGGCAGGAAATTCGGGCAACCTGTATAACGAAGTACTCCTGCTTATTCTAAAAAGTGCGCTGGTACTGGCTTTAACTTATATTGGCGCGAAATACCTGGTGCCCCGTGCCTTGTACCTCATTGCACAAACAAAAAGCAAGGAACTCTTTTTGCTGGCTACCATCACCCTGTGTTTCACTGTGGCTTTTATTACCGCTTCTGCAGGGCTTTCCCTCGCCTTTGGGGCTTTTTTGGCCGGCCTCATTATTTCTGAATCAGATTTTAGCCACCAGGCTACAAGCACCATCCTGCCGTTTAGGGAGCTGTTCATCAGTTTTTTCTTTATCTCTATCGGGATGCTGCTTGATCTCGATTTCTTTATGAAAAATGCGGCAGTGATCTTGCTTATGGTGGTAGTTGTTTTTTTGCTGAAGGGAGGCGTGGTATCCCTTACCGCGGCAATTCTGAAGTATCCTGTAAGAACGGTGGTCCTCACCGGGATGGCTTTGTTCCAGGTGGGGGAATTTGCCTTTATCCTTTCCCGGATTGGAATAGAAAGCGGATTACTTTCAGCGGAAATGAACCAGTATTTTCTTTCGGTGTCGGTATTTACCATGCTGCTCACGCCTTTTGTTTTCCTTTTTTCAGGAAAAACCACCAATTTTATCCTGAAAACCTTTGCGCCGGCTTCGGGAGCTTATAAAACCGGCAGGGACCTTTCCCTTTCAAAACAGGATGCCCCGGGCCCCGAAGATCACCTGCTCATAATAGGCTACGGGATCAATGGCGCAAACCTGGCCAAAGCCGCGAAATACGCCGATATTCCTTACATGATCCTGGAGCTCAATCCTCAAATCGTGAAACACCAGAAGGCGAGGGGGGAACCAATAATTTATGGAGATGCGGTGCAGGAACACATGCTCGAAGCTGTACATGTGAACAAGGCGCGTATCGTGGTCATTGCAATTTCTGATCCGCGGGCAACCAAGGCCATAGTTTCAAACATCAGGCATATCTCACCTTCTGTTCACATAGTGGTAAGAACAAGGTATGTGAAAGAGATTGAGACTTTATTGGCCCTGGGTGCCGATGAAGTGATTCCGGAGGAATTTGAGACTTCCATAGAAATATTTTCACGGGTACTTACCAATTTCCTTGTGCCGCTCGATGAACTGGAAAATTTAATTGATTCGGTACGAGCCGATAATTACCAGGTCTTTCAGTCGCACAAACGGCTGCAAACCTTCAAATCTTCAACCATCCCCGATTTTAAGATAAGTTGTGTGAGGGTTATGGCAGAAAGTGGGGCAGTAGTTGGAAAAACGATTGAAGAAGTAGATGTGAGGAAAAATTATGGCGTAAACATACTCGCGGTCTCCCGGAAAGGCCAAATGATAAAAACAGTGTTTCCGAACGTCAAATTGTTGAGAGAGGACCTCGTATTTGTAAGTGGCGACCAGGAACATATTGACTCCTTTTACAAAGCAGTTACCTGA